One genomic region from Uloborus diversus isolate 005 chromosome 2, Udiv.v.3.1, whole genome shotgun sequence encodes:
- the LOC129217338 gene encoding major facilitator superfamily domain-containing protein 1-like has product MCVEVGHPIYRFLVLFFNCLLTFGSYYCFDMPSVLQDAMEKDYKCDNTTNSSCCTDCLGMTSEQYNYLYAIYSWTNAFVVIGAGFFIDKFGNRIGAFLFSSFCVIGSCLFALGATYRGTAAMIPVMLLGRLIFGAGNGSLTIVQNRITSFWFAGKELALAFGITLAFSRLGSVLNFFLTGHLSDAVGLKYTLWIGAGLCGLGFISAIIVGMLDVYGFKRLGMMDSISSQSKLVRVSDVKHFSMSYWLVIFTIMFFYNGVFPFVADASKFIKDKYHYDDNTAAYMAGAVYDVSLILSPFLGGLIDVFGKRGILCILCSVLTIPVFGLLAFTTVHPLVSTIWLGITYSVAAASMWPSIPLVVNQATIGTAMGIATSLQMIGVGFSNLIVGEILGSKDKLPEETILNHWKYVMIYLLCNTLACVGTSIALNINDSRKGGVLNLSRKQAREKIENESSLNSDVKALVDCAETADERDN; this is encoded by the exons ATGTGCGTAGAAGTTGGACACC cgatTTATAGATTTCTGGTTTTATTCTTCAATTGCCTGCTTACTTTTGGATCATATTACTGTTTTGATATGCCAAGTGTTCTCCAAGATGCTATGGAAAAA GATTATAAGTGCGATAATACAACAAATTCATCATGCTGCACTGATTGTCTTGGCATGACTTCTGAACAATATAACTATCTCTATGCAATCTATTCTTGGAC AAATGCCTTTGTTGTTATTGGTGCTggatttttcattgataaatttGGAAATCGAA TTGGAGCTTTCCTGTTTTCAAGCTTTTGTGTTATTGGTTCTTGCTTATTTGCTTTGGGAGCAACATACAGAGGTACTGCAGCTATGATACCTGTTATGCTTTTGGGTAGACTTATTTTTGGTGCTGGAAATGGCTCTTTAACAA tTGTACAAAACAGAATCACATCCTTCTGGTTTGCTGGGAAAGAACTTGCTTTAGCCTTTGGTATTACTTTGGCCTTTTCTCGCCTTGGGAGTGTTctgaattttttcttgactggacaCTTAAGTGATGCTGTTGGATTAAAATACACATTGTGGATTG GTGCTGGTCTTTGCGGACTTGGATTTATTTCTGCAATAATTGTTGGTATGCTGGATGTGTATGGTTTTAAAAGATTGGGCATGATGGATTCAATAAGCTCTCAGTCAAAACTAGTT AGGGTATCAGATGTGAAGCATTTTTCCATGTCATATTGGCTGGTGATTTTTACAATTATGTTTTTCTACAATGGGGTTTTCCCTTTTGTTGCTGATGCCAG CAAGTTCATTAAAGATAAATATCATTATGATGATAACACTGCAGCTTACATGGCTGGTGCTGTATACGATGTTTCTTTAATACTCTCTCCATTTTTGGGCGGACTTATT gATGTTTTTGGTAAAAGAGGAATTTTATGCATTCTTTGCTCAGTTTTAACAATTCCTGTGTTTGGATTATTAGCTTTTACAACAGTTCATCCTTTAGTATCTACCATATGGCTTGGAATAACATATTCTGTAGCTGCt gCTAGCATGTGGCCGTCAATACCACTAGTTGTTAACCAAGCAACAATTGGTACAGCTATGGGCATTGCTACATCTCTTCAAATGATTGGTGTTGGTTTTTCAAATCTTATTGTAGGGGAAATACTTGGCTCTAAGGATAA gCTGCCCGAAGAAACAATTCTGAATCACTGGAAATAtgtaatgatttatttattgtgtaATACCTTAGCTTGTGTAGGAACTTCTATTGCACTAAATATCAACGATTCTAGAAAG GGCGGAGTACTGAATTTGAGTCGTAAACAAGctagagaaaaaattgaaaatgaatcaTCACTTAATTCTGATGTTAAGGCTCTTGTAGATTGTGCTGAAACAGCAGATGAAAGGGACAACTAA